In Candidatus Omnitrophota bacterium, a genomic segment contains:
- a CDS encoding HD domain-containing phosphohydrolase has protein sequence MPLCLLRDVYTVYGDLLVKKETAITPSVIAKIRSMSNKHKQVRVPLKNTDIFTDFEKIFDDERYSTMLASPVSKAQICKIAGRLRIENDLIFELNNMKRNLPYTYRHVLVVAAFVIKLSRTYRPRIFDEEIISHCGFTHDIGKTRVPISILNKKEALTREERAVIETHPTMGYLLLNYYLKKDRVECALASLDHHERMDGSGYPCGIKRLSKYTQLISPVDVMDALMTSRPYRNKVFSLRATLDYLLREAVMKRLNKDVILTLISYARKDKPDIKKMKISAETRERLPEAMTHDKYQ, from the coding sequence ATGCCTCTATGCTTATTGAGAGACGTATACACCGTCTACGGCGATCTCCTCGTTAAAAAAGAGACCGCGATCACCCCTTCCGTAATAGCGAAGATACGCTCTATGAGCAACAAACATAAACAGGTAAGGGTACCCCTGAAGAACACCGATATCTTTACGGACTTCGAAAAGATATTCGATGACGAGCGCTATTCCACCATGCTGGCGAGCCCGGTATCAAAGGCGCAGATATGCAAGATCGCCGGCCGGCTCAGGATCGAGAACGATCTCATATTTGAGCTGAATAATATGAAGCGCAACCTGCCATACACATATAGACATGTCCTGGTAGTTGCCGCGTTCGTCATAAAACTCTCCCGGACGTACAGGCCCCGGATATTTGACGAAGAGATCATCTCCCACTGCGGCTTTACGCACGATATAGGGAAGACGCGAGTGCCCATCTCTATCCTGAATAAGAAGGAGGCCCTGACGCGCGAAGAGAGGGCCGTCATAGAGACGCACCCTACTATGGGTTATCTCCTCCTTAACTACTACCTGAAAAAGGACCGCGTGGAATGCGCCCTGGCGAGCCTGGACCACCATGAACGGATGGACGGGAGCGGCTATCCATGCGGCATCAAACGGCTGAGCAAATATACGCAGCTGATAAGTCCCGTTGACGTAATGGATGCGCTTATGACATCCCGGCCATACAGGAATAAGGTCTTCTCCCTGAGGGCAACCCTCGACTACCTTCTCAGGGAGGCCGTTATGAAACGCCTCAATAAGGACGTGATACTCACCCTGATAAGTTACGCGCGGAAAGATAAACCGGACATAAAGAAGATGAAGATATCCGCTGAGACGCGCGAAAGACTTCCGGAAGCGATGACCCACGATAAGTATCAATGA
- a CDS encoding GAF and ANTAR domain-containing protein — translation MAKKRQVSHARQLEAISKMSKMITSDLYLEDILRLIVTVTAEIMNSKICSLMLVDEKTKELVLKATQSMSDVYNKKPRLKIGEGIAGKVALQNRPRAIYDISKEAEYKYKDIAKKEGLKSLLSVPLAVKGRVIGVLNNYTSYPHVFTADEMNIMTTVANQAAIVIENGELMVKTKVVQEELETRKIVEKAKGILMREQNLSEEEAFRKIQKQSMDMRKSMREIAEAIVLIDTMKK, via the coding sequence ATGGCAAAGAAAAGACAGGTCTCCCACGCCAGGCAGCTGGAGGCGATCTCCAAGATGAGCAAGATGATAACGTCCGATCTCTATCTTGAAGATATACTCCGCCTCATAGTGACGGTGACTGCGGAGATAATGAACTCGAAGATATGTTCGCTTATGCTTGTCGACGAAAAGACCAAAGAGCTTGTATTAAAGGCGACGCAATCTATGAGCGACGTCTACAATAAGAAACCCCGCCTGAAGATAGGGGAGGGCATAGCGGGAAAGGTCGCACTCCAGAACCGGCCGAGGGCAATATACGATATATCCAAAGAGGCGGAGTATAAGTATAAGGATATCGCAAAAAAAGAGGGGCTCAAGTCGCTCCTCTCCGTTCCCCTGGCCGTAAAGGGCAGGGTCATAGGCGTCCTGAACAACTACACGTCATATCCCCATGTCTTCACCGCCGACGAGATGAATATAATGACGACCGTGGCGAACCAGGCGGCTATAGTCATAGAGAACGGGGAGCTGATGGTGAAAACGAAGGTGGTTCAGGAAGAGCTGGAGACGCGGAAGATCGTAGAGAAGGCAAAAGGCATACTGATGCGCGAACAGAACCTTTCAGAGGAAGAGGCCTTCCGTAAGATACAGAAGCAGAGCATGGACATGAGGAAGTCGATGCGCGAGATAGCGGAGGCGATAGTCCTTATAGATACGATGAAGAAGTGA
- a CDS encoding radical SAM protein produces MIDVPAKLRHIKKAAGILSGSMERCVICPRRCAVNRAGGKKGYCRAPSNPVVYSYMAHHGEEPAISGSKGSGTIFFAHCNMRCVYCQNYYFSQLDNGEEAAPGRLADMMLGLQRRGCHNINLVSPTHFMPQIVTALEYAVEKGLSIPIVYNTGGYELPEMIRSLDGVVDIYMPDMRYSDNAMAKRYSDAADYVEYNRAAVKEMQGQTGDLVLDGNGLAERGLIIRLLALPGGISGIKESLLFIRDHLSPNAYLSIMSQYYPTFRSHEYRELSGPVTAAEYENIVDEAKKIGLNNGWVQEKPAKFDPRFRGTNIERKTDIE; encoded by the coding sequence ATGATAGACGTCCCCGCTAAGCTGCGACATATAAAGAAGGCCGCCGGCATACTGAGCGGTTCCATGGAGCGATGCGTCATATGCCCGCGCAGATGCGCCGTTAACAGGGCCGGCGGGAAGAAAGGTTACTGCAGGGCCCCTTCCAACCCCGTCGTATACAGCTACATGGCCCACCACGGCGAAGAGCCGGCCATCTCCGGTTCAAAAGGTTCGGGCACGATCTTCTTCGCGCACTGCAATATGAGATGCGTCTACTGCCAGAACTACTACTTCAGCCAGCTCGATAACGGTGAAGAGGCGGCCCCGGGCCGCCTGGCCGATATGATGCTAGGCCTCCAGAGGCGCGGTTGCCATAACATAAACCTTGTGAGCCCGACACATTTCATGCCGCAGATAGTCACTGCGCTCGAATACGCCGTGGAAAAGGGCCTTAGCATACCCATCGTCTACAATACCGGCGGCTACGAACTCCCGGAGATGATCAGATCATTGGACGGAGTGGTCGATATATACATGCCGGATATGCGGTATTCCGACAACGCTATGGCGAAAAGATATTCCGATGCCGCCGACTACGTAGAGTATAACAGGGCGGCCGTAAAGGAGATGCAGGGCCAGACGGGAGACCTCGTCCTGGACGGGAACGGCCTGGCGGAGAGGGGCCTCATCATACGGCTCCTTGCATTGCCGGGCGGGATATCCGGGATAAAGGAGAGTCTGTTATTCATAAGAGACCATCTATCGCCTAACGCGTACCTAAGCATTATGAGCCAGTACTACCCCACATTCAGGTCGCATGAGTACAGGGAACTTTCCGGACCCGTTACCGCCGCCGAATATGAGAATATAGTTGACGAGGCAAAAAAAATAGGGTTAAATAACGGATGGGTGCAGGAGAAACCCGCAAAATTCGACCCCAGATTCCGCGGAACCAATATTGAACGCAAAACGGACATAGAGTGA
- a CDS encoding PilZ domain-containing protein, with the protein MPLRIRESGGITILDIEGNIDINSSEIIETVGWLINSGKINILVNLENVDLVDYSGLSILAIAYKNVVNHKGKLKFLKTPLSVIELFKVVRLEAVFELYTDEEEAIKSFYDEGVEQLRLRRKFKRLDIHLRVRYRIVGGQKNPKSFEGDVLNISAAGIYIYSPYTFPMNSVVDMEITLHDPPLSLETQGRVIWLADKDLQLHAYPGMGVSFVHLTPEREKAIIDFIDKNITNRAEPI; encoded by the coding sequence ATGCCATTACGTATACGCGAATCCGGGGGCATAACGATACTGGATATCGAAGGCAATATAGACATAAACTCCTCCGAGATAATCGAAACGGTGGGGTGGCTCATCAACAGCGGGAAGATCAATATCCTGGTCAACCTTGAAAATGTCGACCTCGTCGATTACAGCGGGTTATCGATACTGGCGATCGCATATAAGAACGTAGTAAACCATAAAGGTAAATTGAAGTTCCTCAAGACCCCGCTTTCGGTCATCGAGCTCTTCAAGGTAGTGCGCCTGGAAGCGGTCTTCGAATTATATACGGACGAAGAGGAGGCGATAAAGAGTTTCTATGACGAAGGCGTGGAACAGCTTCGACTCCGCAGGAAGTTCAAGCGGCTCGATATACATCTCAGGGTCAGGTACAGGATAGTCGGCGGCCAGAAGAACCCCAAGTCATTCGAAGGGGATGTGCTCAATATAAGCGCCGCCGGGATATACATATATTCACCATATACGTTCCCCATGAACAGCGTGGTCGATATGGAGATAACCCTTCACGATCCGCCGCTTTCTCTCGAAACCCAGGGCCGCGTCATATGGCTTGCCGACAAAGACCTGCAGCTGCACGCCTACCCCGGGATGGGTGTCTCATTTGTCCACCTGACCCCGGAAAGGGAGAAGGCGATAATCGATTTTATCGACAAGAATATCACGAACCGGGCAGAACCCATATAA